The Bacteroidota bacterium genome includes a region encoding these proteins:
- a CDS encoding RNA methyltransferase, translating into MYKTPNAALARLTVEEFKNAEKTPFVIVLDNVRSLNNIGSVFRTADAFLLRGICLCGITAKPPHRDIEKTALGATETIYWEYYDNTVDAVKKLKSLGYKILAIEQTSKSVLLNEFEPEKDEKYAFIFGHEVTGVSDEVLELCDNWVEIPQFGTKHSLNISVSVGVVVWDIYIKFKRTLIS; encoded by the coding sequence ATGTATAAAACGCCTAACGCTGCACTTGCCCGACTTACTGTAGAAGAATTTAAAAATGCTGAAAAGACGCCATTTGTAATTGTTTTAGACAATGTGCGCAGTCTTAATAATATAGGTTCTGTTTTCCGCACTGCGGATGCATTTTTATTACGCGGAATATGTTTATGTGGCATAACTGCCAAACCTCCTCACAGAGATATAGAAAAAACCGCCTTAGGAGCTACGGAGACCATTTATTGGGAATATTATGATAACACTGTTGATGCGGTGAAAAAATTAAAATCTCTGGGATATAAAATCCTTGCAATAGAACAAACGAGTAAAAGTGTTTTATTAAATGAATTTGAACCGGAGAAGGATGAAAAATATGCATTTATTTTTGGGCATGAGGTAACAGGGGTGAGTGATGAAGTGTTGGAACTTTGTGATAATTGGGTGGAAATTCCGCAATTTGGAACAAAACATTCGTTGAATATTTCGGTGAGCGTTGGTGTTGTTGTTTGGGATATTTATATTAAATTCAAGCGGACGCTTATTTCGTGA
- a CDS encoding response regulator, with protein sequence MKNKQYRIFLVDDDTKHLIMLKNHLEKKSEYDIKVNIFSNGENCLDKMHENPDVIILDYYLDGIKADAANGLEILKKIRVSNPDTYVIMMSGQDDLKVAVDTIDHGAYDYIIKGESAYVRAQMIIDHIIENINAAIWKKNMRMREMAMITGFILLGCGLIAIALYDMGIFD encoded by the coding sequence ATGAAAAACAAACAATATAGGATTTTTCTGGTTGACGATGACACGAAACATCTGATCATGCTTAAGAATCATCTTGAGAAAAAATCGGAATATGATATTAAGGTGAATATTTTTTCCAATGGGGAAAATTGCCTGGATAAAATGCACGAAAATCCTGATGTAATAATACTTGACTATTATCTCGACGGAATAAAAGCGGATGCTGCAAATGGATTAGAAATATTAAAAAAGATCCGTGTTTCCAATCCCGATACTTATGTAATTATGATGAGTGGTCAGGATGATCTTAAAGTGGCAGTGGATACTATTGACCACGGGGCTTATGATTATATTATCAAGGGGGAAAGTGCATATGTTCGTGCCCAAATGATTATTGATCATATTATTGAAAATATTAATGCTGCGATCTGGAAAAAAAATATGCGCATGCGTGAAATGGCGATGATTACCGGATTTATTTTATTGGGTTGCGGATTAATTGCCATTGCCTTATACGACATGGGTATTTTTGATTAA
- a CDS encoding response regulator: protein MSEFDFSDQLRELLAKYYTHSKSIERELYKSEIKYRSLLEQLTDAIYFTSLDGKFLEFNKATVELLGYSYEELKALNVESTYANPEDRDRFKQIINEHNEVIEHELKLKRKDGELIDCLITSTVRYDSAGILVGYQGIIRDITFRKKAEALQRAKDLAEQANKFKAEFLANMSHEIRTPINAIVGMVHLLHQTPLTQKQQEYLHAIDTSADNLLELINDILDFSKIEAGKLQLEEKYFSVKQLVENLIQTIRFKAEEKNLDLVWTIDEKVPGAVAGDQLRVNQILLNLISNAIKFTQKGEIRVTVKLIDVIEEKARIFFSVRDTGIGIGQDKLNSIFDSFTQANIDTTRIYGGTGLGLAIVKKLIDMLHGAIMVKSKLNEGSEFIFEIDFAVPKDYLVQEQNNLKNKTADEISDVGDCRILLADDHPINQLVTSELLKHIWKNVQIDLAENGKIVLEKLKTIPYDLILMDVQMPELNGLDATRAIRKLDSPVSKIPILAFTAYATTGEADKCIEAGMDDYISKPVSPDILCRKIIELLNSKGYFTGERMKKLIAISPESKIDLEYFHTITEEDTELKIKMMRILLDETPEELAQIQQHLKDENWDGVRAVAHKMKSGLQFLGLGEMLDLVKNIEVSAKEKTNLHLLSEKINTVVLSCRSALDQLQTELTKIQAQ from the coding sequence ATGTCTGAATTCGATTTTTCTGACCAACTACGGGAGTTACTCGCAAAATATTACACGCACAGCAAGAGTATAGAGCGCGAATTATATAAGAGTGAGATAAAATACCGCTCTTTGCTCGAACAACTTACTGATGCTATTTATTTTACGAGTCTGGATGGTAAATTTTTAGAATTCAACAAAGCCACTGTTGAATTGCTTGGATATAGTTATGAGGAATTAAAAGCACTGAATGTTGAAAGTACCTATGCAAATCCTGAGGACAGAGACAGATTTAAGCAGATCATTAATGAGCACAATGAGGTGATAGAACATGAATTAAAATTAAAGAGAAAGGATGGGGAGTTAATTGATTGTCTTATCACTTCAACAGTAAGATATGATTCAGCGGGTATATTGGTGGGCTATCAGGGAATAATACGCGATATTACTTTTCGCAAAAAAGCAGAGGCTTTACAAAGAGCAAAAGATCTTGCAGAGCAGGCGAATAAATTCAAAGCGGAATTTCTTGCTAATATGAGTCATGAAATTCGCACACCAATTAATGCAATAGTGGGAATGGTGCATTTATTACACCAAACTCCTCTCACACAAAAACAACAGGAATATTTACATGCCATAGATACTTCTGCAGATAATTTATTGGAATTGATAAACGATATTCTCGATTTTTCGAAAATAGAGGCCGGTAAATTACAACTGGAGGAAAAATATTTTTCCGTAAAACAATTAGTTGAAAATCTAATTCAAACGATACGGTTTAAAGCGGAGGAAAAGAATCTTGACCTCGTGTGGACCATTGATGAAAAGGTTCCTGGGGCTGTGGCAGGAGATCAACTTCGTGTGAATCAGATATTACTAAATCTCATTAGTAATGCAATTAAATTCACTCAAAAAGGGGAGATAAGGGTAACGGTAAAATTAATTGATGTTATAGAGGAAAAGGCACGTATATTTTTTAGTGTGCGCGATACGGGAATTGGAATAGGGCAGGATAAATTAAATTCTATATTCGACAGTTTTACGCAGGCAAATATTGATACTACCAGAATTTATGGTGGCACCGGATTGGGATTGGCCATTGTAAAAAAATTGATAGATATGTTGCATGGAGCCATTATGGTTAAAAGCAAATTAAATGAGGGTAGTGAATTTATTTTCGAAATAGATTTTGCCGTGCCAAAAGATTATTTGGTGCAGGAACAAAATAATCTGAAAAATAAAACAGCAGATGAAATATCGGATGTGGGGGATTGCAGAATTTTACTTGCGGATGATCATCCTATTAATCAGCTGGTCACGAGTGAATTATTGAAACATATCTGGAAAAATGTTCAGATAGATCTGGCAGAGAACGGCAAAATAGTTTTAGAAAAATTAAAGACCATTCCATATGATCTTATTTTAATGGATGTTCAGATGCCCGAATTGAACGGACTTGATGCCACCAGGGCAATAAGAAAGTTGGACAGTCCGGTTTCTAAAATTCCAATACTTGCATTTACTGCTTATGCAACCACGGGAGAGGCCGATAAATGTATAGAAGCGGGTATGGATGATTATATTTCTAAACCGGTTAGTCCGGATATTTTGTGCCGGAAGATCATAGAATTGCTAAATTCGAAGGGTTATTTTACAGGGGAAAGGATGAAGAAACTGATCGCAATTTCCCCGGAATCGAAAATAGATCTGGAATATTTTCATACCATAACCGAAGAGGATACGGAGTTAAAGATCAAAATGATGCGCATTCTATTGGACGAAACTCCGGAGGAATTGGCTCAGATCCAGCAGCATCTCAAGGACGAAAACTGGGATGGAGTAAGGGCTGTAGCGCATAAAATGAAGTCGGGATTACAGTTTCTAGGTCTGGGTGAAATGCTTGATCTTGTGAAAAACATTGAGGTGTCTGCCAAAGAAAAAACTAATCTTCACCTATTGTCGGAAAAAATTAATACTGTAGTTTTGTCCTGTAGGTCGGCATTGGATCAATTGCAGACAGAACTTACAAAAATACAAGCACAATGA
- a CDS encoding polyprenyl synthetase family protein, with protein sequence MLTADQINTLIELRLREIPFPQTPVGLYDPARYILNGGGKHIRPTLAMLSSNLFTDDLKPCEDVALAMEVFHNFTLVHDDIMDNAPTRRGRATIHEKWDLATGILSGDALLIKAYQLLSGIKKERLAEVLNMFNDTALKVCEGQQLDMDFETKTDVVLEDYITMITGKTSVLLGCSLYCGALAGGSDEENAKLLYEAGIKLGNSFQIQDDVLDAFGDEKKFGKKPGGDIVQNKKTFLILTALKKANLTDIEHLKYLYSKKPLDEQNKIDAVMEVFIKYNIQQDAELEMQKQYDAAIALLKKVNVAEERKENLYQFLEYIFKRSY encoded by the coding sequence ATGTTGACAGCAGATCAGATAAACACGCTTATAGAACTCCGTTTACGTGAAATTCCATTTCCACAAACTCCCGTAGGCCTTTATGATCCGGCGAGATATATTTTAAACGGAGGTGGAAAACATATCAGACCTACACTTGCAATGCTGAGTTCAAATCTCTTCACCGACGATCTGAAACCTTGTGAAGATGTGGCTTTAGCAATGGAAGTATTTCACAATTTCACGCTGGTGCACGACGATATTATGGATAATGCCCCAACGCGACGCGGCCGTGCCACCATCCATGAAAAATGGGATCTGGCTACGGGAATTCTTTCAGGAGATGCACTTTTGATCAAAGCATATCAATTGCTGTCAGGAATAAAAAAAGAACGCCTGGCTGAAGTGTTGAATATGTTCAATGATACTGCATTAAAAGTTTGTGAAGGTCAGCAACTCGACATGGATTTTGAGACAAAAACGGATGTGGTTTTGGAAGATTATATAACCATGATAACCGGTAAAACTTCCGTATTACTCGGTTGTAGTTTATATTGTGGAGCACTTGCAGGTGGAAGCGATGAGGAAAATGCAAAATTATTATATGAAGCAGGCATTAAACTCGGCAACAGTTTTCAAATTCAGGATGATGTTTTAGACGCTTTTGGTGATGAAAAAAAATTCGGCAAAAAACCGGGTGGAGATATCGTTCAAAATAAAAAAACTTTCCTTATTCTCACAGCGCTCAAAAAAGCCAATTTAACTGATATAGAACATCTGAAATATTTATACAGCAAAAAACCTTTGGATGAACAAAATAAAATAGATGCCGTAATGGAAGTTTTTATCAAATACAATATTCAACAGGATGCAGAACTGGAAATGCAAAAACAATACGATGCAGCGATCGCATTATTAAAAAAAGTAAATGTTGCCGAAGAAAGAAAAGAAAATTTATATCAGTTCCTGGAATATATTTTTAAAAGATCCTATTAA
- a CDS encoding 23S rRNA (pseudouridine(1915)-N(3))-methyltransferase RlmH has translation MNITFLSIGKTTDKQVAAGCEVYNKRIKKYIGFIWKETTDIKSLSPNEMKIREGELIKKHIEKGDHIILLDELGKQFTSKEFSGYISQKQMENKKQLIFVLGGAYGFSEEIYKLANEKISLSKMTFPHQMVRLIFLEQLYRAFTIIKNEPYHH, from the coding sequence ATGAATATCACCTTCCTCAGCATTGGCAAAACAACAGACAAACAGGTAGCAGCCGGTTGCGAGGTGTACAATAAAAGAATTAAAAAATATATTGGTTTCATCTGGAAAGAAACCACCGATATAAAATCATTATCACCAAACGAAATGAAAATTCGAGAGGGCGAATTAATTAAAAAACACATTGAAAAAGGAGACCATATTATATTATTAGACGAATTGGGCAAACAATTTACTTCTAAAGAATTTTCAGGTTATATCAGTCAAAAACAAATGGAAAATAAAAAACAACTGATATTTGTGTTGGGCGGTGCTTATGGTTTTAGTGAGGAGATCTATAAACTTGCAAATGAAAAGATCAGTCTTTCCAAAATGACCTTCCCGCATCAAATGGTGCGACTCATTTTTTTAGAACAACTATATCGCGCATTCACCATCATTAAAAACGAACCATACCATCATTAA
- a CDS encoding rhomboid family intramembrane serine protease — protein sequence MENFSITILIIILTAITSIMAFNNPAMKGTALFYPFAMRERNEWFRFITSGFIHADFLHLGVNMFVLYSFGTTLEKFYLPEIFGASANLMYVAIYILGMILSDVPSYFKHRHDATYRGLGASGAVAAVLFACILIGPFNGGIGFFFIPTLSVPPIVFGVLYIVYSYYMGRRGGDNINHDAHLYGALFGFIFPGIFKPELFTLLIDQIQMKL from the coding sequence ATGGAAAATTTCAGTATTACAATTTTAATTATTATTCTTACTGCCATCACTTCCATTATGGCATTTAATAATCCGGCAATGAAGGGAACGGCATTATTTTATCCCTTTGCAATGCGTGAACGAAACGAGTGGTTTCGTTTTATTACCAGCGGATTTATTCATGCTGATTTTTTACACCTGGGGGTAAATATGTTTGTATTATATTCCTTTGGCACAACACTGGAAAAATTTTACCTGCCTGAAATTTTTGGAGCGAGCGCCAACTTAATGTATGTTGCAATTTATATTTTAGGGATGATTTTATCCGATGTTCCCTCCTACTTCAAACACCGTCACGACGCTACTTACAGAGGATTGGGCGCATCGGGTGCCGTTGCCGCAGTTTTGTTCGCATGTATTTTAATAGGTCCTTTTAATGGCGGAATAGGATTTTTCTTTATTCCAACTCTTAGTGTTCCACCAATTGTTTTCGGAGTATTGTATATAGTTTATTCTTATTACATGGGCAGAAGAGGGGGAGATAATATTAATCACGATGCACATCTTTACGGAGCCTTATTCGGATTTATTTTTCCCGGTATCTTTAAACCGGAATTATTCACCTTATTAATTGATCAAATACAAATGAAATTATGA
- a CDS encoding threonine aldolase: MRVDLRSDTITKPSPEMKEFMLKAEVGDDVFGEDPTINELENKICKMFGTEAAMFTPTATMSNQIALKILTNPLDEIICDRTSHIYNYEVGGYAFHSGCSIRYLEGDRGIISAEAISKNINPEDVHKTITKLVSLENTSNRGGGKIFPIAEIENIKKICDTNQLNLHLDGSRLFNALVETKEDASEYGKLFDTITLCFSKGLGCAFGSILTGKKNHLQKARRIRKVFGGGMRQAGIMAAGCIYALDNNINRLRQDHQLAKYIEQQLMLSNFVSDILPVETNIIIFQLHDNINAKTFIDHLAQNDIHAFAIGDNWVRFVTHLDINADMAEHTRTVLAKMN; the protein is encoded by the coding sequence ATGAGAGTAGATCTGCGCAGTGATACTATCACCAAACCTTCCCCAGAAATGAAAGAATTTATGCTGAAAGCAGAAGTTGGTGATGATGTTTTTGGTGAAGACCCCACTATTAATGAATTGGAAAATAAGATCTGTAAAATGTTTGGTACTGAAGCGGCAATGTTTACACCAACTGCTACCATGTCGAACCAGATCGCACTAAAAATATTGACAAATCCGCTCGATGAAATTATTTGCGATCGCACTTCGCATATTTATAATTATGAGGTGGGTGGATATGCATTTCATTCGGGTTGTTCGATCAGATACCTGGAAGGTGATCGCGGAATAATATCTGCGGAAGCTATTTCAAAAAATATTAATCCTGAAGACGTTCACAAAACAATTACAAAATTGGTTTCTCTGGAAAATACTTCTAACAGAGGCGGAGGAAAAATATTTCCGATAGCAGAAATTGAAAATATAAAAAAGATTTGTGATACCAATCAATTAAATCTTCATTTAGATGGCTCCCGATTATTTAATGCTTTGGTAGAAACCAAAGAAGATGCTTCTGAATACGGAAAATTATTTGATACAATTACTTTATGTTTTTCGAAAGGTTTGGGATGTGCCTTTGGATCCATATTAACCGGTAAAAAAAATCATCTTCAAAAAGCGAGACGAATCAGAAAAGTATTTGGCGGCGGAATGCGCCAAGCAGGAATTATGGCTGCCGGTTGTATCTATGCACTGGATAATAATATAAACCGTTTGCGTCAGGATCATCAACTCGCAAAATATATTGAACAACAATTAATGTTAAGCAATTTTGTAAGTGATATACTTCCAGTGGAGACTAATATTATCATCTTCCAATTACATGATAATATTAACGCTAAAACTTTTATCGATCATCTTGCCCAAAATGACATTCATGCCTTTGCAATCGGAGATAATTGGGTGCGATTTGTAACACATTTGGATATTAATGCGGACATGGCGGAACACACAAGAACTGTTTTGGCAAAAATGAACTAA
- a CDS encoding T9SS type A sorting domain-containing protein, giving the protein MKSERFTIFSYSIFTSLLLNIHKNVASQAFYTDVDPDVVLDSDLENLFIDMDNNGTTDFILFNWSYTTFSSGFFETRQRLWAGPNIHDNAIAGSQLGSLLIYYPYALSEVTLINEGLEFQTAFFQRIAFKDINTFPPDITGGNWYPEMFDHYLGVRFIGTYGCDHYGWIRCDVMDEGRTLIIKDYAYETKCNIGILAGDAIGDTSTVNIQEVNTLNAVVYGFGNTVFIYLDEIQENLEVSVYDLNGSLLYFDNLIALNAQFQLKQPNGMYIVELTDGLKKFTKKIVIDN; this is encoded by the coding sequence ATGAAGTCTGAAAGATTTACCATATTTTCCTATTCAATTTTCACTTCATTATTACTGAATATCCATAAAAACGTTGCTTCTCAGGCTTTTTATACTGATGTTGATCCTGATGTAGTCTTAGATAGTGATTTAGAGAATCTTTTCATTGATATGGATAACAATGGGACTACCGACTTTATTTTGTTTAATTGGTCCTATACAACATTTTCATCTGGTTTTTTTGAAACCAGGCAAAGATTATGGGCAGGTCCTAATATTCATGATAATGCCATAGCAGGAAGCCAATTAGGTTCTTTGTTGATATATTATCCATATGCACTGTCAGAAGTGACATTAATTAATGAGGGATTGGAATTCCAAACAGCTTTTTTTCAAAGGATAGCATTTAAGGATATAAATACATTTCCGCCAGACATTACCGGGGGGAACTGGTATCCGGAAATGTTTGATCATTATTTAGGCGTTAGATTTATTGGTACCTATGGTTGTGATCATTATGGATGGATACGATGCGATGTCATGGATGAAGGCAGAACCCTTATTATTAAAGATTATGCGTATGAAACGAAATGTAATATAGGGATCTTAGCCGGAGATGCAATTGGCGATACCTCTACAGTCAATATTCAAGAAGTTAATACATTGAATGCTGTTGTTTACGGTTTTGGAAATACTGTTTTTATATACTTGGATGAAATACAGGAGAACCTTGAAGTATCAGTTTACGACCTTAATGGAAGTCTCCTTTATTTTGACAACCTAATAGCTCTTAATGCACAATTTCAATTAAAGCAACCGAATGGAATGTATATTGTAGAATTAACAGATGGATTGAAAAAATTTACTAAAAAAATAGTTATAGATAATTAG
- a CDS encoding T9SS type A sorting domain-containing protein, whose amino-acid sequence MINNFKKLIAYSSSAATFLLTNSDSRAQVVYHNIDPDFMINDNGSIAIDFNDDGINDIQINEDFSFDLTFWTDGTMVWFGEISVYLNGFSAVVANTGGYPSSYGAKDLDSGFLIGNSAAWNTLDSINLFKAWSYLSSAYGYYFNWYDSNKYLGVKFQIAGETHFGWIRLSIENIGLEDGLRYYYLAVQDYAYEATPNIPISIVNPTASIATNLVLTDVTDHQNASDFKLSFHKAEDESTISAYRVFLFKCLFGSPAIPTMALLETLSPDRYFEIIPTGLSEYELTLPETMYDTEGSGILTGEPYYYRAIVLSIADGLMVTQNNVSLPSNYELNELVPVVGAFNVSLNESGDNCDITDFEITFHRAYDESNIAEYRVYIVNNDHDLVSVGDTSYYQSVSPNGAPNYTLSMDINKKIYEDSEPILFQNYYAEIMTIGDSVHATIADFASSKFYETYYGNTEGDEEEFYCSLYPHTPVISFTDITKTAADIQVQFNGPQKINQLSEYRIFIVPEEDITNFTVAEAKQIPSTNYFKIIIPQKRINVNLPSDLPDIHGDLIALEKSYVVVIALIDKSEPAKLSLSYPSEIFNFLTDEGNLPIPYTYIYEDNLYVISTGDLPFSLNMYNMAGQLIMDYNITSALTVINLMDFPKGVYLIKSKPTNELPVTKVFIGH is encoded by the coding sequence ATGATAAACAATTTTAAAAAACTTATTGCATATTCTTCCAGTGCAGCTACCTTTTTATTAACGAATTCCGACAGTCGTGCTCAGGTTGTTTACCATAATATTGATCCTGATTTCATGATTAATGACAATGGATCAATTGCAATTGATTTTAATGATGATGGTATTAACGATATTCAAATAAATGAAGATTTTAGTTTTGACCTGACATTTTGGACAGATGGCACTATGGTTTGGTTTGGAGAAATCTCGGTATATTTAAATGGATTCAGCGCTGTGGTTGCAAATACTGGAGGTTACCCTTCTTCTTATGGTGCAAAAGATCTCGATTCTGGATTTTTGATCGGTAATTCAGCTGCATGGAACACTTTAGATTCTATAAACTTGTTTAAAGCATGGAGTTATCTTTCGAGTGCATATGGTTATTACTTTAACTGGTATGATAGTAACAAATACCTCGGTGTGAAATTTCAAATTGCCGGTGAAACACATTTTGGTTGGATAAGATTGAGCATTGAAAATATTGGTTTGGAGGATGGATTGCGTTATTATTATTTGGCTGTTCAGGATTATGCTTATGAAGCTACGCCTAACATTCCTATCAGCATTGTAAATCCAACTGCGTCCATTGCTACAAATTTAGTTTTAACTGATGTGACAGATCATCAGAATGCGTCTGATTTTAAGTTGAGTTTTCATAAAGCAGAGGATGAATCTACAATTAGTGCTTATAGAGTATTTTTGTTTAAGTGTCTATTTGGTTCACCTGCAATACCTACCATGGCATTGCTGGAAACTCTTTCACCTGACAGGTATTTCGAAATTATTCCGACTGGTTTATCGGAGTACGAATTAACCTTGCCTGAAACAATGTATGACACAGAAGGAAGTGGGATATTGACCGGTGAACCATATTATTATCGGGCAATTGTTTTATCGATTGCCGACGGATTAATGGTAACGCAAAATAATGTTTCACTACCAAGTAATTATGAATTGAATGAGCTGGTTCCGGTTGTTGGCGCATTTAATGTAAGTTTAAATGAATCCGGAGATAATTGTGACATAACTGATTTTGAAATCACTTTTCATCGTGCTTATGATGAATCTAATATTGCGGAATACAGAGTGTATATAGTAAATAATGACCACGATCTTGTTTCGGTTGGCGATACATCCTATTATCAATCGGTAAGCCCTAATGGAGCTCCTAATTATACTTTATCGATGGATATAAATAAAAAGATATATGAAGACTCCGAACCAATTTTATTTCAAAACTACTATGCAGAAATAATGACCATTGGCGATAGTGTTCACGCAACTATTGCCGATTTTGCATCCTCCAAATTTTATGAAACTTATTATGGTAATACCGAGGGTGATGAGGAAGAATTTTACTGTTCATTATATCCACATACCCCGGTAATCTCCTTCACGGATATAACTAAAACAGCTGCAGATATTCAGGTTCAATTTAACGGTCCTCAAAAAATAAACCAGCTGAGTGAATACAGGATCTTTATTGTGCCGGAAGAGGATATAACAAATTTTACTGTTGCCGAAGCTAAACAAATACCCTCAACAAATTATTTCAAAATAATAATACCCCAAAAAAGAATAAATGTAAATCTGCCATCAGATCTGCCCGACATACATGGTGATCTAATTGCGTTAGAAAAAAGTTATGTGGTTGTAATAGCACTGATTGACAAAAGTGAACCGGCAAAATTATCCCTCTCTTACCCATCAGAAATATTTAATTTTTTAACTGATGAAGGAAATTTACCTATTCCTTATACCTATATTTACGAGGATAATTTGTATGTAATAAGTACTGGTGATCTGCCTTTTTCTTTAAACATGTATAATATGGCGGGACAACTCATTATGGATTATAACATAACTTCAGCACTCACTGTAATAAATCTGATGGATTTTCCGAAAGGTGTTTACCTGATAAAAAGTAAACCCACAAATGAATTACCTGTTACGAAAGTATTTATTGGGCATTAG
- a CDS encoding M1 family metallopeptidase, with protein MKKTLSIILLITVSVSSSFAQLFDKQEGFTRKDSLRGDLSAVRSCYDVTFYDLKVKVDILNKRIDGSNSIYYTVVNDFKTLQIDLTEKLAITNIFFGDKTLEFKREFDAVFVSFPEKQLKGTKGMIRVEYGGMPQIAKNAPWDGGFSYTADKQGYPWVGISCQGLGASVWWPNKDHLSDEPDSMMIRAIVPADLKCIANGNLRSEKADIQGFKEFDWFVSYPINNYNVSLNIGRYTHLEDEFIYSDGEKLAIDYYVLDYNAEVAKKHFEQVKPMLSCYEKYLGKYPFPKDGYAMVETPYLGMEHQSAVAYGNQYKTGYMGFDYSGIGLDFDYIIIHESGHEWWGNNVSVKDIADLWIHEGFCTYSETIYVECMFDKQTAMNYLTAMKSNIGNAEPIIGKYKVNNEGNGDMYQKGALILNTLRTITDNDELWWSIIKGIQKDYALQTVTSQQIENYISRKSGKDFSKEFDQYLRRSKLPILEYSLNPTSNGLEFKYRWVTPDKEFAMPLRYINEKKELIWIYPTSQWQSVSLPGITLTQFKLDEEHFYFEGRMVKP; from the coding sequence ATGAAAAAGACATTAAGCATTATCCTTTTGATAACAGTATCAGTAAGTAGCAGTTTTGCTCAATTATTTGATAAACAGGAAGGATTTACAAGAAAAGATTCTCTTCGGGGCGACTTGTCGGCAGTCCGCAGTTGTTATGATGTAACCTTTTACGACCTGAAAGTTAAAGTGGATATACTCAACAAACGTATAGATGGATCGAATTCTATTTATTATACAGTTGTTAACGATTTCAAAACATTACAAATTGACCTTACAGAAAAACTTGCGATAACAAACATTTTTTTTGGAGATAAAACCCTGGAATTTAAACGTGAATTTGACGCTGTTTTTGTGAGTTTTCCTGAAAAACAACTCAAGGGAACCAAAGGAATGATACGCGTGGAATACGGTGGAATGCCTCAAATTGCCAAAAATGCTCCCTGGGATGGTGGATTTAGTTACACTGCAGATAAACAAGGTTATCCCTGGGTTGGAATTTCCTGTCAGGGATTAGGAGCAAGTGTTTGGTGGCCTAACAAAGATCATTTGAGTGATGAACCTGATAGCATGATGATAAGAGCAATTGTTCCGGCAGACCTGAAATGTATTGCCAATGGTAATCTACGCTCAGAAAAGGCTGATATTCAGGGTTTTAAGGAATTTGATTGGTTTGTAAGTTATCCTATTAATAATTATAATGTTTCACTCAATATTGGCAGATACACGCATTTGGAGGACGAGTTCATTTATTCTGACGGAGAAAAACTTGCCATTGATTATTACGTTTTGGATTATAATGCAGAAGTGGCAAAAAAACATTTTGAACAGGTTAAGCCCATGCTAAGCTGTTATGAAAAGTATCTGGGCAAATATCCTTTTCCAAAAGATGGGTATGCAATGGTGGAAACGCCTTATTTGGGAATGGAGCATCAAAGTGCAGTGGCCTATGGGAATCAATACAAAACTGGTTACATGGGATTTGATTATTCCGGAATAGGTTTGGATTTTGATTATATTATTATTCACGAATCGGGACATGAATGGTGGGGAAATAATGTGAGTGTGAAGGATATTGCGGATCTGTGGATTCACGAAGGATTTTGTACTTATTCAGAGACGATATATGTGGAATGTATGTTTGATAAACAAACCGCAATGAATTATCTCACTGCAATGAAAAGCAATATTGGAAATGCAGAACCAATTATCGGAAAATACAAAGTGAACAATGAGGGAAACGGTGATATGTATCAAAAAGGTGCATTGATATTAAATACGCTTAGAACAATTACCGATAATGATGAACTTTGGTGGAGTATTATAAAGGGAATTCAAAAAGATTATGCATTACAAACTGTCACCTCGCAACAAATTGAAAATTATATCAGCAGAAAATCTGGAAAAGATTTTTCAAAAGAATTTGATCAATATTTACGCAGAAGTAAATTACCTATATTGGAATATTCCCTTAATCCAACTTCCAATGGATTAGAATTCAAATACCGTTGGGTTACACCCGACAAAGAATTTGCAATGCCATTGCGTTATATCAATGAAAAGAAAGAATTGATCTGGATATATCCAACTTCACAATGGCAAAGTGTAAGTCTGCCAGGAATTACACTCACACAATTTAAATTGGATGAGGAGCATTTTTATTTTGAGGGGAGGATGGTGAAGCCGTAG